A window of the Eleutherodactylus coqui strain aEleCoq1 chromosome 8, aEleCoq1.hap1, whole genome shotgun sequence genome harbors these coding sequences:
- the MDH1B gene encoding putative malate dehydrogenase 1B isoform X1, protein MAKFVLAGRANCPYYAKAELLADYLQKNLPNFRIHKMTQHPDNWEDWLADLCIKNGWKHTRSPIIWRELLDRGSKGLLIGGFNDFMEHAQAFYNVTSAMISDLMKDIAAENMQAHLELEEEEDNIRKQFNPLHIWITGASMPACYSLIPILASGDVFGATKDIWLHLLDEDYSQNALQGLKMEAEDLACHCLRKVTLHTITDDAFLQADFVIVLNDVLAKEDQCSEAHISEMKEQCAQYGAFIDQNSRKDVKVIVSGSSSVNLIALLIIKNAPSINPRNIVALPTQLELEARAQIAEKLSINSSVIKDVIVWGNISGINLLDLHLAKIYNYDSSIWGPSSFSRPLLPMIHDRKWMKNDMVTEWKKRKEHRSGLSAAHSIATALSYWQQDSDTGMVSLGVLSEGFFNLPVDIVYSMPVTFQNGDWQVCTYVTIQDEAKETLLQAAAELIKEKNIAFGISQEEKIVSEEHKEIIEQATSSKDQKEESSFLSGENPLNIQTPLDQLG, encoded by the exons ATGGCGAAGTTCGTCCTCGCAG GAAGGGCAAACTGCCCCTACTATGCCAAGGCTGAGCTGCTAGCAGACTATCTGCAGAAAAACCTGCCAAACTTCAGAATACACAAAATGACCCAACATCCAGATAACTGGGAG GACTGGCTGGCGGATTTATGTATAAAAAATGGATGGAAGCACACCCGCTCTCCTATAATCTGGAGGGAGCTGTTAGATCGTGGAAGCAAAGGATTGCTGATTGGAGGGTTTAATGATTTCATGGAACATGCCCAG GCGTTCTACAATGTAACCTCAGCAATGATAAGTGATCTAATGAAGGACATTGCAGCAGAGAACATGCAAGCCCATCTCGAACTAGAAGAGGAAGAAGATAATATTAGGAAACAGTTTAATCCACTGCATATCTGGATTACTGG TGCTTCAATGCCGGCCTGCTACAGTCTTATTCCTATATTAGCCAGTGGTGACGTTTTTGGCGCAACAAAAGATATCTGGTTACATTTATTGGACGAAGATTACTCCCAGAACGCCTTACAAGGACTGAAAATGGAGGCTGAAGACTTAGCGTGTCATTGTCTACGGAAAGTCACTCTACACACAATAACTGATGATGCATTTCTTCAAGCAGACTTTGTAATTGTCCTTAATGATGTACTTGCCAAAGAGGATCAATGTTCAGAAGCTCATATTAGCGAGATGAAGGAACAGTGTGCTCAGTATGGAGCATTCATTGATCAGAACTCAAGAAAAGACGTCAAAGTGATTGTATCAGGAAGCAGTTCTGTAAACCTCATAGCCCTTCTTATAATTAAAAATGCCCCATCTATCAACCCTCGTAATATAGTGGCTCTGCCAACACAGCTGGAGTTGGAAGCAAGAGCTCAGATAGCGGAGAAGCTAAGTATAAACTCTTCAG TCATCAAAGATGTAATAGTTTGGGGCAACATTAGTGGCATCAACCTCCTTGATCTTCATCTAGCTAAAATCTACAACTATGACAGCTCTATTTGGGGCCCATCAAGTTTCTCTAGACCGTTACTCCCCATGATACATGACAG AAAATGGATGAAAAATGACATGGTCACAGAATGGAAAAAACGGAAGGAACATCGCTCCGGTCTGTCAGCTGCTCACTCCATTGCCACTGCCTTGTCCTATTGGCAACAAGATTCAGACACTGGAATGGTTTCACTTGGTGTCCTCAGTGAAG GCTTTTTTAATCTTCCAGTTGATATTGTTTACTCCATGCCAGTTACATTTCAGAATGGGGATTGGCAGGTATGCACATATGTAACAATTCAGGATGAAGCGAAGGAGACTCTATTACAAGCAGCGGCTGAGTTAATCAAG GAAAAGAACATTGCTTTTGGAATTTCTCAAGAAGAAAAGATTGTATCCGAAGAACACAAAGAAATCATTG
- the MDH1B gene encoding putative malate dehydrogenase 1B isoform X2, with product MAKFVLAGRANCPYYAKAELLADYLQKNLPNFRIHKMTQHPDNWEDWLADLCIKNGWKHTRSPIIWRELLDRGSKGLLIGGFNDFMEHAQAFYNVTSAMISDLMKDIAAENMQAHLELEEEEDNIRKQFNPLHIWITGASMPACYSLIPILASGDVFGATKDIWLHLLDEDYSQNALQGLKMEAEDLACHCLRKVTLHTITDDAFLQADFVIVLNDVLAKEDQCSEAHISEMKEQCAQYGAFIDQNSRKDVKVIVSGSSSVNLIALLIIKNAPSINPRNIVALPTQLELEARAQIAEKLSINSSVIKDVIVWGNISGINLLDLHLAKIYNYDSSIWGPSSFSRPLLPMIHDRKWMKNDMVTEWKKRKEHRSGLSAAHSIATALSYWQQDSDTGMVSLGVLSEGFFNLPVDIVYSMPVTFQNGDWQEKNIAFGISQEEKIVSEEHKEIIEQATSSKDQKEESSFLSGENPLNIQTPLDQLG from the exons ATGGCGAAGTTCGTCCTCGCAG GAAGGGCAAACTGCCCCTACTATGCCAAGGCTGAGCTGCTAGCAGACTATCTGCAGAAAAACCTGCCAAACTTCAGAATACACAAAATGACCCAACATCCAGATAACTGGGAG GACTGGCTGGCGGATTTATGTATAAAAAATGGATGGAAGCACACCCGCTCTCCTATAATCTGGAGGGAGCTGTTAGATCGTGGAAGCAAAGGATTGCTGATTGGAGGGTTTAATGATTTCATGGAACATGCCCAG GCGTTCTACAATGTAACCTCAGCAATGATAAGTGATCTAATGAAGGACATTGCAGCAGAGAACATGCAAGCCCATCTCGAACTAGAAGAGGAAGAAGATAATATTAGGAAACAGTTTAATCCACTGCATATCTGGATTACTGG TGCTTCAATGCCGGCCTGCTACAGTCTTATTCCTATATTAGCCAGTGGTGACGTTTTTGGCGCAACAAAAGATATCTGGTTACATTTATTGGACGAAGATTACTCCCAGAACGCCTTACAAGGACTGAAAATGGAGGCTGAAGACTTAGCGTGTCATTGTCTACGGAAAGTCACTCTACACACAATAACTGATGATGCATTTCTTCAAGCAGACTTTGTAATTGTCCTTAATGATGTACTTGCCAAAGAGGATCAATGTTCAGAAGCTCATATTAGCGAGATGAAGGAACAGTGTGCTCAGTATGGAGCATTCATTGATCAGAACTCAAGAAAAGACGTCAAAGTGATTGTATCAGGAAGCAGTTCTGTAAACCTCATAGCCCTTCTTATAATTAAAAATGCCCCATCTATCAACCCTCGTAATATAGTGGCTCTGCCAACACAGCTGGAGTTGGAAGCAAGAGCTCAGATAGCGGAGAAGCTAAGTATAAACTCTTCAG TCATCAAAGATGTAATAGTTTGGGGCAACATTAGTGGCATCAACCTCCTTGATCTTCATCTAGCTAAAATCTACAACTATGACAGCTCTATTTGGGGCCCATCAAGTTTCTCTAGACCGTTACTCCCCATGATACATGACAG AAAATGGATGAAAAATGACATGGTCACAGAATGGAAAAAACGGAAGGAACATCGCTCCGGTCTGTCAGCTGCTCACTCCATTGCCACTGCCTTGTCCTATTGGCAACAAGATTCAGACACTGGAATGGTTTCACTTGGTGTCCTCAGTGAAG GCTTTTTTAATCTTCCAGTTGATATTGTTTACTCCATGCCAGTTACATTTCAGAATGGGGATTGGCAG GAAAAGAACATTGCTTTTGGAATTTCTCAAGAAGAAAAGATTGTATCCGAAGAACACAAAGAAATCATTG